Within the Sebastes umbrosus isolate fSebUmb1 chromosome 5, fSebUmb1.pri, whole genome shotgun sequence genome, the region TGGACTGTTAGGATCCGTCTTTGTCTCTGTGGGTCCAGACACTCGTCTCCAAAACTCAGCAGGACCTGGAAACGAGGCAGCGGCCGACCGTGGAGCCCGTAACTCTGGATCTCTGATAGTCAGGAAAGAGATGAGATCAAATTATTatgaaatgtaaaatacatCTGAACGGGTAGATTCAAATGAATTCAGGAGAATTTCTCTTGAAGTAGCATGACCTTTTGGGGTGATTCAAATGGAAAGTCCTGGTCACACCAAGTATGTAAATACAATTAGCTGTCAGGCTTTTACACAGCTGGGTCTGGCTTAGCATGTGGGTGGGATGAGGTGGCTGTGAAGAACTCATGTGGCTGCCGCCTCATCATGAATTACTACTTATAAGAGTTTGTGTACCACATTTGTCGTGgttgacagtgaaaatgactTTTTGGGGGGATTTGTTTGTCTTGAGTTTTGTTCTTAAATGGCATTTATCCAAAGTGACTTACAGTAAATGAACTAGTTTTTCTGAAAGACGGTTCAGAAACTGAGGCAATCACAAATTTCACTTTTGAAAAATTCCAATAAGCACTGCTGACTTACTGTGAGTTTAGCCTTAGCCCCAGTTTGTGTCTCTTATGCATTAGCGTTACATTCAAGTCACCGAGCTAAGCATCCAAtttgccaaaaaataaataggcTACATAATACTTTGAAAAACCCAGAAGGTTGATTAACAATACTTTCCACTTGTCTTAAGGTATTTCCAGACTCCTCAATGGCCGGGATGAACAAATATTCAGTCTGctgcactactactactactacagtctGCTATTCTATCTTCTACTCTATGTCTCAACTCTTTTATTGTGCAACGTGAAATATTTTTTCATCCAGATGATTGGAGGAGTCTTTGAGGCATCTGAAACTGCTTTCAGAACAGCCATAAGTGTTATTAAACAACTGGGTTTTTCAAAGATCGTCGGCTTTTTATTTTTCGGGAATTTGGATGCTCTGTGAGTCGATAAAACccgagaggcacaaactgggaCTAGCTCAGCATTAGCTTGAATGGGGTAAATTTTTTGTGTGTTCTTTTTTAGTGCTAGGACAATTcgttgattaatcaattgtaGGGCAAACAAATTGATTTCTAACCTTTGTGTAAGCTTCAATGCGAgtcaatcaaaataaaatacgtCGCACAACTCTTTTCCAGTACACCGTGCTTACGAAGACGAGATGGCCGAAAACATTCGGTGATTAAAGCATAGGTTACTGGAGAGGAGTTGTACAACATGCTTTAATTTTGAAGAACACTAATCGACAAACATGATATTGTTTAGCATTTATAAAACCAATATGCTAAACATATGctgcttccagcttcttaaatgtgaatatttggaGTTTAATATCGTAAATTGATATATCTTTGGATGTGGACTGTTGaattgaagatgtcacctttaGGAAACTGTGATAGCATTTTTCTACAGTTTTTTTAGATCATAGActttcaaaaacaaatcttCAGATTAAATGATGATGCAACTAGTTTCAGCCTTTTCCTGCTGTCTCACCTGTCAGGTAGTCCTGTGTGTGGAGGAGTCTAGAGGTGACCTCTCTCTCCAGCTTGTTGGGCTTGTCTCCGTACTGGGACACTCCTCCCTGCCAGTACACCCTGCCCTGACACAGCCTCCGGGCGTAGAGTCCGTCTGGGCCCATCCACAGTAACACTCCCCTCTCCAGGGCGGACGGGGGACTCGGGGGACACTCCTCTGCCCTCCTCTGGGTTGAGAGACTGTCCACAGGCAGGGGGACCACCTCAGGACATCCGGGCGGCGGGTAGTGCTTCTCCTCTGGGGAGCAGGGAGTGATGTGGCACCCCTCTGGACTGGAGGTGGTCACCTCCCTCACCAGAGTGTCCCGGAAATATACCGACACATGCAGGCGGAAGTCTGAttggaggagaagaagacagGGATAGGGGTCACGTTAATCTTTTCACACGTTTCTTACAAAAGTTTTGATAATCCGTCATTCGtcaagcaaaaatgacaaacttTTGCTGGTTCAAGCTTCTCTATTTTAAGGATTTGGTCCAAACCTATTGAAGTCcaatgtgattttatgtaatGACTCTAGTGTCTACCAAACTACAAATATGGATGCTGGAAGCTGTACTGTTGTACTGTAACATGTTTTTATCGCACATGGGCATGCAcagtctagctttaaacttGCTAACAGCTTTCTGCTACGTTCACACTACAAGCCACAAAAGTGACAAAACTGCAAGTGTGGTCAGCTACATTGTCACCGAATCGctgttgaagtgttgctcaagcgctcATTGACGTAGTTATGGTGTTAATAGCACTGGCGACTGGCTGACGGCATTTCTTTAGATGAAAAGGAACAgggtgaaataaaaacacatgattgGTTGACACTTCACCGCGTCATTTGAGCGCTGAAACCAGCTTAGCTTTATTTGTAGCGTGTCACGCCCGTGTCGGGCGTCAGTTTGTCACCGACTTCCATTTAAAATGACTTGCAGAATGTTGTTGTGTCGcccgtagtgtgaacacagcattaacCTGGAGGCTGGATGCTATGCTACCAcaataacgccgtcccgactgacggcgccatcagctgtaaccaccgtatgagagcagtgaggaGCGGCaactgtgagctagccagtgtggCAAGCTCGCATGCAATAAAAGGCACACaaggccggcccggctatgtcaacaaagcacagagggagagcgacttcattctctgctcaggtagacattactcctctatatcttaacatagcaaatagttgtttgctgctatattaatgctctggatattgtatagagaatttaaaaagctgcattaattAAATTCTTTAAGTCATTTctggccactagggggcagacAGACTGCTAGCTACACAGCCAGCACATATCCCTGGCtgtggtgctgggcaggtagcgcACAGTAACGCCAACCCATGGGGTTGATGCGAATGGTGATACTAAatcatacagtaaatgtaagAATCAAAAATATTTgcgattgattttttttactttaattataGCGCCCTCATTAGGCCAATCAGTGTATATTTTAggcttggagaaaaaaaagtgcagttgCATTAACCCTCCGAGTTTTCCCAATACCAGAGCAGTGTTATCCAAATCCTCTCTGCAGCTTTGCTTTGATTAACCTTTTTAAGAGATAGATGTAGGCTAAAATTAGGCTACATAGTTTAAACTCACATAGATGTCTGTGTCTTTAGCTATGTCTCTGTGTATGACCATAAACAAAGCACAGTCTTGTACATATGTTGCATATTATGATTTTTCCAGGTATTTATACATTATGTAAAGATGTATTCACCGCTTGGTATTTCTGTTTAAAAGAGTCTGAGGGAGGCTAAACAAGATCTGCAGCCACATTGAAATGCTCAGTTGAGGATGTCACCTGGACCAATAGTACACCGTTCTCCTTCTGATGTCATAGCgtgcagaggagagaaaaaagtgaaatgaaagtGTTTGTTTACCCGAGAGCGCCTCCGCTGATCTGATGCCGGCGTCCAGTGTGAAAGGCGAGGGCTGGTTGTCAGCAGGACCGTACGAGTAAATAGAGGCTCTGAGCTGGTATCCTGCACACACACCGAGCAACAGACAAGAGGTCAACACGGGCACAGAAAGGCACTGCCTGGGATGCTAATAGTTATATTTGAACATTGAGTGCCATACCATTCTCCATGGACGGGCCCTGCCATGGCAGGCTGCGAGGGGGACAGGGACACTGAGTGAAGGGCAGCTCAGGCAGGGAGGCCTGCTCCTGGCAGTAATCTCTCCAGCCACACTCTGGTGTGGGCACGTACTGTGGcatctacagacagacagacacacaaacaatcaGATGATGTAACTTCTTTCATCgatattgtttcatttatttcattctCAAGACTCCAGCAACTGGAGAGTCTTTGTGCTGTCAtgtaaaatcatttttataatgAGCATAAGGGAGCTCCACAGCAGGATTAAATGGTTAGAATTcattttataatgtattattgtcTTTGTTAGTAATTAGTAAAATTAGTAGTTCACATTCTACAATTACACACAGTGTTCTTCTTTCAATAGCTTTCGAGCCACTATGTTAAAATTGGAcaaataattgtaaaaaaataatcaaattcaATAAAgcaatttattattatctacCAGAATTATATTCCTGACAGCATGAAGTGTGacaactttaaaataatgttgGGAGCTATAATGtacagttaacagttaaatgtataaatattgatttgagattttctttgtaatttcaGTATTTCCAACAGCACTTGAAGGCAGCACCAGTAAGACTTTGGGATGCAACTCATAAAGCTGTGACCTGTCATCTGGTGCATCCGAGGTCATTCATGCATGCACGGTATGTATGCTTTCTCATCCACAGTTTCTGTTGCACatccaatctctctctctctctctctctctctcttgctctctctctctctctcttttgctctcaTTTCCATGTGTATGAAAATCACCTGAGTCTGCAGGGCAGGGTAGGGGGAGTGCACCTGAAAGCTCCCTGGACTCAGAGGACTGTCCTCCTGTCGGGGTCCTAAACgcaagacagaaaagaaaagaaatccaaTCACATTCAGAACTCAGCACAGAAAAAGTTCACATATGTTGACATCATGCAGCATGACCTTCACTGGTGGATGACTTCTTGACTCTTTAAAAATGCATCACTGCACTGAGAAGTCAGTGACCTTTACCAATCACTGATGAGAATTTCCAACTTTTGCCTGATAAAAAACAGTTTACCATAACAACTAACTAACAAATCATAACTACATTGAAGCATACATTCACCCACTTTGGTTAAATTCGACACTGTAAATATGTATGCTGCATTGTCATTTAACTCGTGCTGTGACAAAAGCCCAAAAAACAAAGCTCTATAGTTTGTGAGGTGTTTGAGGTGGGACTGACTTTTCTTGGCACCCTCTGGGATGATGCGGTACACTTTGTACGGGTCTGAGATGTCCAGCTGGCTCCTCTCCACCATCTCCTCAAAGTCATTGCTTTTGTTGAGGGCACAGCGGAGGCGAGTCTTCCAGGTCGGCGGGTCTGGCTTGTCGATCCCCTCCCGAAACTTGCCTTTAAACAGGGCCCAGGCCTGCAGACAGGTCACCAGTAAAACTTAAAAAGAACCCTTAACTAAAGCTTAGCCTGAGAGGTTCTCCAAACTGAACTACAGCAGAGCCAGTAGACATCCTCTCAAGAAAAGCAAAGTTTATATAGAGAGAGCTAAAACAAATTAGTTGAGCAGTCCATCAACATCCAATGTCTCAGATGTGAAGATTTTCTATTTGTCACTGTCTTCCCCAAAACTTATCTTTTGATTTTAGAAGTGTTGTTCAGacaagacattttaaagtcATATCTGTCTCTGAGGAACTTGTGTGGCATTTTTAagtagcatttttttttaacactattttctgacatttagcCTAAAAGACCAAATAGCAATCAACAAAGTAATGGGCagactaataatattaataataatgaaaataatcgttcaGCTCTGCTTATAGAGCTAAAACAATTAGTTGAGTAATCCATCAACATCCAATTTCTCAGATGTGACGATTTTCTATTTGTCACTGTCTTCCTAAAAACTTATCTTTTGATTTTAGAAGTGTTGTtcagacaaaacattttaaagtcatATTTGTCTCTGGGGAACTTGTGtggcatttttaaatatcattttttaaaaactattttctgacatttagcCTAAAAGACCAAATAGCAATCAACAAAGTAATGGGCagactgataataataatgaaaagaatCGTTCAGCTCTTTTTAATATACAAAGACACTGCAAAGTGATTTAGCCTCCATAGAATATCcaatttaaaaacatgaaatgtgcAACATAAAACCTAAATGAAGTATATTATGAAAAGCATcatgatgacaaaacaaaaatcaataggCTATATATTTCTCTCTTAGTCTCCACTTTATATCACTTTGAAGactttaaaaacatgaaatgtgcAACATAAGACCTAAACGAAGCTATAAACCTATTATGAAAAGCTTCAtgatgattttaaaacatatatcaATAGGCTATATATTTATCTcatagtctcccctttatatcACTTTGAagactttaaaaaacattttgaactaTGTGTTTTGGTCAGTTTTGCACACtatacttttattctgaaagtcCTGTTTTCTTCAGTCTGGATTGGACTAAGCGGAGGATgcgggtctctctctctcaccttgaAAAGCGCGGCATCCTCATCCCGGTTGTAGTCCTGTTTCCCGGCGTGTTTCCACGGTATCCTGAAGATGCTCTTCTCGTCGTTCTCCCACACCAGACCGGGGTATTTGCTGCTGTCCACCTGCTCGATGAGCCACTGACGCAGCTTCCCGTTACCGCTGCTGCCGGAGCCGCCGGAGTAATCCAACTCTACGTTCATCTctgtccaaacacacacacacacacaggcacgaCAACTCAGTACTGCAGCGCAATGTGCTGTGATATGTGTGTTTGAAAGTTTAGCAGAGTAGGATGAGTTCAGTAAAAACTCACTAAAAGGTTAACACCCGGATCTCCCACGCAGCAGACTGACTTGTTGCGCGTAATGAGCTGTTTCTTCTTACCTGTGAAACTCGAAACCCGTCAAGTTTTGAAATCAATCAGTCTCAGAAAGCTCTCATCACTACGGCGGGACCGCTTAAATCCTCCTCCAGCCTATAgcgagcagaggaggaggagacacagagagaggatgctgaggaggaggaggagga harbors:
- the LOC119487795 gene encoding interferon regulatory factor 4-like, yielding MNVELDYSGGSGSSGNGKLRQWLIEQVDSSKYPGLVWENDEKSIFRIPWKHAGKQDYNRDEDAALFKAWALFKGKFREGIDKPDPPTWKTRLRCALNKSNDFEEMVERSQLDISDPYKVYRIIPEGAKKRPRQEDSPLSPGSFQVHSPYPALQTQMPQYVPTPECGWRDYCQEQASLPELPFTQCPCPPRSLPWQGPSMENGYQLRASIYSYGPADNQPSPFTLDAGIRSAEALSDFRLHVSVYFRDTLVREVTTSSPEGCHITPCSPEEKHYPPPGCPEVVPLPVDSLSTQRRAEECPPSPPSALERGVLLWMGPDGLYARRLCQGRVYWQGGVSQYGDKPNKLEREVTSRLLHTQDYLTEIQSYGLHGRPLPRFQVLLSFGDECLDPQRQRRILTVQVEPLFARQLLYYAQQMGGHYYRSYEHPGVTDHITTPEDYQRTITHHHSSSLQE